From the genome of Haloarcula taiwanensis:
CCCGCGCTGTCTCGGGGTCGAACCGGTAGCGAGCCGACCGCCACAGGCCTGTGACGCTGGCCCACCACCCGGTCCCGATGCGGTAACTCACATCCCAGAGGATGAGCAGCGTCAGATACACGACCAGTACCGGCGGCTCCGACCCGAACAGCCGGTTCAGCAGCGGCATCGAACTGACCTGCGGGTCGAACACGAACAGATGGGTGAGCAATGCGATGTACGCAAGGACGGACAACACGACTTCGACGTTCGAGGCGAACAGCAGCGCACGGTAGGTCGGTGGCACGTCGATACGCCGGATGAGCGTGCTGATCCGGAGCATTTCTGCGCTTCCGATGGTGGCGACGAACACGACGACCGTTCCAGCGATTGCGGCGCTCCAGACCTCGTAGTACCACGACAGGGCGATGATGGCAACCTCGAAGACGAGGAGCTGAATCGCCATCGCTGCCCACGTCGGGAGGCGAATCCCCGGCAGCGCGCCGATGATGCTCTCATACACCCACGTTTCGCCGTACTCGGGGCGGGCGCTGTCGCCGCTCATCTACCAGCACCACCCGTGGCCGCGGCCGCCCGTGCCGCGTCTCGACTCCGCGACTCGCTGAGGGCTAGCCTGACCGCATCCGCGAACGATGTCGGGTCCACGGCGAACTGTGCCTGTGCAGCCTCGGTGTCTGCGACCACCGGCGTTTTCAGCCCGTGGATGAGCGGGCGGGCGACGCTCGATGGCACGTCGGTCATGAGGGCGACCCAGTACGCTGATAGTTTCGGCGTCAACACCGGTATCGGAACGATTGTCGGCGCACCGGTCCCCATGAGTCGGCCCGTCTGTTCCAGAATCTCAGCGTATGTCAGCACCTCCGGCCCGCCGATTTCGTAGGTTTCACCCGCCGTTTCCGGCTTGTCGAGCACGTCGACCAGGTACGAGACGACGTCATCGATAGCGATGGGGTGGCAGTCCGTCCGTACCCAGCGCGGTGTCAGCATCACGGGCAGTCGCGTCGTTAGCTCGCGTATCATCCGGAAGCTCGCCGAACCCGCGCCGATGATGATGGCCGCCCGGAACGTCGTCAGGTCGTATTCGCCGTCCCGGAGAATGAACTCGACCTCCCGGCGCGACCGGAGGTGTTTCGACAGCGTCTCGTCGTCCTCTCCGAGGCCGCCGAGGTAGACGACGCGGTTGACGCCGGCTTCGTCGGCTGCCCGACGGAAGTTCCGTGCCGCCCGTCGGTCTCGCTCGGCGTAGTCGCTCCCGGCACGCATCGAATGGACCAAATAGTACGCGACATCGACGCCGTCGAGGCCGGCATCGAAACTGCCTGCGTTGAGCAGGTCACCTGTCACCACGTCAACGCCGTCTGGTGGAGTGTACTCGCTCGGGTCGCGAACGAGCGCGCGGACGCTGTGACCGGCCGCGAGGAGCGCCGGGACGAGATGGCTCCCGACAAACCCCGTTGCACCGGTCACGAGCACATGCATACCCTTCCTGCAGGACGGGACGAGGTTAAAACCGTGGCCTGTTCGGTTGCCGTCGTGTCAGACTGCCTTCGATTCAGGACTGCCGAACGAGCGGCTCGTACCAGTCGCGGTTGTCCCGATACCAGTCGATGAACTTCTCGACGCCCTCCCGGATGGTGTGGTCCGGGTCGTAGCCCAGCAGTTCCTCGGCACGGTCGGTCGCGGCGTGGGTGTGTTCGGCGTCGGCGTCGTGGCGTTCTTCATAGACTAGCTCGAGGTCCGGGTCGATCTGGTCGCGGATCTCCGTCGCGAGCGTCTTGATCTCGATGTTGTCCGTCGACCCGATGTTCACGGCCTTACCGTCGGCGGCGTCTTCGTGTAGCAGCGTCATGTTCGCGTCGATGACATCCTCGATATAGGTGAAATCACGCGTTTGCGTGCCGTCACCGTAGATGACCGGCGGTTCGCCGTTGTGACACCGCGAGACGAAGTTCGAGATTGCCATGTTCGGGCGCATCCGCGGGCCGTAGACGGTGAAATAGCGGAGGGCAACGGTGGGGAGGTCGTACACTTCGCTGTAGGCACAGGCGTAGCGCTCGGCGGCGAGCTTCGACGCGCCGTAGGGCGAGACCGGTGTCGTCGGATGCTCCTCGTCGTAGGGCAGGTACTGCGGCTTCCCGTAGACGGAGGAAGAAGAGGCCATCACGAACCGTTCGATGCCTTCGTCGCGGCAGGCGTCGAGGAGGTTCAGCGTGCCGTCGACGTTGACCTCGTCGTACTTTCGGGGGTTCTGCACGCTCGGGCGGACGCCGGCCTGTGCGGCCTGATGGTAGACGTAGTCGGCGTCGGCGACGAGGTCCCTCACCAGCTCCGCGTCACGCACGTCGCCCTCGATGAACTCGTAGCTTCCGCCGCTGTTCCGGGCGGCTTCCCGCCCCGCTTCGACGTTATGCTGCTTGATATCCAGATCGTAAAACGGGTCGCGGTTGTCAAGTACGACCACGTCGTGGCTGTCGGCGGCGAACCGCTCTGCTAGATGACCACCGATGAACCCGGCACCGCCTGTGACCAGTATTTGCATTATCCGGATGCTGTCCATCGGACGACAAAAGTATGTCGAGAGTTAACCACACTGAACTGTCCGAAGGAGCCAGCTACCTTAAAGTGTATACAGTACATAAAAACCGGACAGTGGCCTCCAGAGCCTGCGATGGGTGCGATACGAACGTTTCGATAGCTGGCGGCATCGCCAACATCTGGTCGCAGGAGTCCAGACCGACCGAGGGCATCGTCCTCGAACTCGCCGATGACACAGAGCATTTCCTCTGTTATGACTGCATCGACCGGCTACCGGACGATCAAGAAGTGACTGCGGCAGATGTGGCCGCTCTCTCTGCACAGACTGACGACTGATCGTTAGTTCTTGTCTGGATTACTGCGAACCGGCGCTGTCGCTTTTCGAGTAGTTCGATAAGAACAAGTGTCAGATGTGGTCGCCCGAAGGCGACCGAAAATCTGCCTTAGTTGCGGACGACGTTCGTCGCGCGGGGGCCCTTGTCGGCCTGTTCGATGTCAAATTCGATCTCCTCGCCTTCTTCGAGGTCAGGGCCGCCAACGTCTTCCATGTGGAAGAAAACGTCATCGTCCGCGTCCTCAGTCGAGATGAAACCGTAACCGCCTGTGTCGTTGAAGAAATCAACCTTACCGTTTGCCATTGCAAATATACGTACAGGGGGTATATGTATAAGAGTTCCGAGAGTACCAGTACCACGACCGTGTGCCTGTGAACACGACCCACGCTCTCATCTCGGGTAACTGCTGACGCACACTCGGCGACAGGAAAGGTTTAGGCCGCCTCGTCCGTTCCCTTCTCGCGTGTACCCCGCGCGGATCACCGACGAGTTCCCGGCCCCGTCGTACCGGGGCAACCAGAAACAGGCCCTGGCTGATATCCGCGCGGCCTTCGAGCGCGGCAAGGACGTTGTGCTCGTCCGCGCGCCGACCGGCAGCGGGAAATCGCTCCTCGCCCGGGCTATCGCCGGGTGTGCCCGGACCGCTGGCGAAGCTGCCGCCGAGCAGGTCATCGACGCCTACTACACCACACCACAGGTCTCGCAACTGGACGATGTGGCCGAAGATGCCCTGCTGGAGGACCTCTGTGTCATCCGCGGGAAGAACAACTACGACTGTATCCTCCCCGGCGAGACGGACACGCCGGTGAACCAGGCTCCATGCGTGCGCGAACGGAAGTTCGACTGCCAGGTCAAACACCGCTGTCCGTACTTTTCGGACCGCGCTATCGCCTCAAACCGCCGAATCGCCGCGATGACGCTCGCCTATTTCATGCAGACTGCCGGTAGCGACGTGTTCGGGAAACGCGACGTGGTTGTCATCGACGAAGCTCACGGCCTCGGCGAGTGGGCGGAGATGTACGCCACTATCGACCTCTCGCCGGGGACCATCCCGATGTGGAACGATATCGACGTGCCCGAAATTGACGGGCTGGACGAGGCTGTCGCGTTCACGGAGCGCGTCGAACACCTCGCCGAGCGCCGCGTGAAGGAACTACGAAAGAAGGCGGAACTCACCGGCGAGGAGGTGGCCGAGCGCGACTCGCTGAACACGCTCCGGCAGGACCTCGGGTGGTTCCGCGAGGACTACACGGACGCCGAGAGCGCGACGACGTGGGTCGTCGATCAGGCCGACGGCGAGAACGCTCCGGTGACTATCAAGCCGATGAACCCAGAGCGGTACCTCAAACATACCGTCTGGGAGCGTGGCAATCGCTTCGCCTTGCTGTCGGCGACCATCCTCAACAAGGAGGCGTTCTGCGCCAACGTCGGTCTCGACCCCGAGAACGTCGCGCTCGTGGAGGTCGGCCACACCTTCCCCGTCGAGAACCGGCCGCTGTACGATGTGACACAGGGGAAAATGACATACGAGTACCGCGACGACACGCTACCGGACATCGCCCGGACCATCGTTCGTATCATGGCTCAGCACACGGACGAGAAGGGGCTGGTCCACTGCCACTCCTACGCTATCCAGGAGCAACTGAACGAACTCTTAGACGATTTCGGCGTCGGCGCGCGCGTCCGCACCCACGACAA
Proteins encoded in this window:
- a CDS encoding UDP-glucose 4-epimerase, whose product is MQILVTGGAGFIGGHLAERFAADSHDVVVLDNRDPFYDLDIKQHNVEAGREAARNSGGSYEFIEGDVRDAELVRDLVADADYVYHQAAQAGVRPSVQNPRKYDEVNVDGTLNLLDACRDEGIERFVMASSSSVYGKPQYLPYDEEHPTTPVSPYGASKLAAERYACAYSEVYDLPTVALRYFTVYGPRMRPNMAISNFVSRCHNGEPPVIYGDGTQTRDFTYIEDVIDANMTLLHEDAADGKAVNIGSTDNIEIKTLATEIRDQIDPDLELVYEERHDADAEHTHAATDRAEELLGYDPDHTIREGVEKFIDWYRDNRDWYEPLVRQS
- a CDS encoding cold-shock protein; translated protein: MANGKVDFFNDTGGYGFISTEDADDDVFFHMEDVGGPDLEEGEEIEFDIEQADKGPRATNVVRN
- a CDS encoding helicase produces the protein MYPARITDEFPAPSYRGNQKQALADIRAAFERGKDVVLVRAPTGSGKSLLARAIAGCARTAGEAAAEQVIDAYYTTPQVSQLDDVAEDALLEDLCVIRGKNNYDCILPGETDTPVNQAPCVRERKFDCQVKHRCPYFSDRAIASNRRIAAMTLAYFMQTAGSDVFGKRDVVVIDEAHGLGEWAEMYATIDLSPGTIPMWNDIDVPEIDGLDEAVAFTERVEHLAERRVKELRKKAELTGEEVAERDSLNTLRQDLGWFREDYTDAESATTWVVDQADGENAPVTIKPMNPERYLKHTVWERGNRFALLSATILNKEAFCANVGLDPENVALVEVGHTFPVENRPLYDVTQGKMTYEYRDDTLPDIARTIVRIMAQHTDEKGLVHCHSYAIQEQLNELLDDFGVGARVRTHDKDGRDGALAAWKRSDNPDVFLSVKMEEALDLEGDLCRWQVLCKAPYPNTRDSRVARRLEDDQWGWYYRTALRTVIQACGRVVRAPDDYGATYLADSSLLDLFDRAEHDMPDWFRAQVDRLSRPDLPRFAPDRALSAVSSGTKRRHNRSRSRSGDENHPLSDVWD
- a CDS encoding NADH-binding protein; its protein translation is MHVLVTGATGFVGSHLVPALLAAGHSVRALVRDPSEYTPPDGVDVVTGDLLNAGSFDAGLDGVDVAYYLVHSMRAGSDYAERDRRAARNFRRAADEAGVNRVVYLGGLGEDDETLSKHLRSRREVEFILRDGEYDLTTFRAAIIIGAGSASFRMIRELTTRLPVMLTPRWVRTDCHPIAIDDVVSYLVDVLDKPETAGETYEIGGPEVLTYAEILEQTGRLMGTGAPTIVPIPVLTPKLSAYWVALMTDVPSSVARPLIHGLKTPVVADTEAAQAQFAVDPTSFADAVRLALSESRSRDAARAAAATGGAGR